A window of Pelagicoccus enzymogenes contains these coding sequences:
- a CDS encoding SGNH/GDSL hydrolase family protein produces MRLHTLCFTPFVICLSALASSLWAEDTEKPELVWHDVSDWGVEGRAWTEEERFNYFDRFPAQGKETLREAVWNLSESPTGMMARFETDASEIWVRYELRSEKIALAHFPATGVSGLDLYARDGEGKWRWVQAARPYSQEVETKLLDDISPELREYAAYLPLRNPVNKLEIGVPAGTEFRGLAPRQELPIVFYGTSINHGVAASRPGMVHTAILGRHFDRPVVNLGFGGNGRMEKEVGDFLERLDAAVFVIDCLPNMGPDLVSERCVPLVNQLRKAHPDTPIVLVEDRRYANSWIRPEKDAFHDRNHAALQEAYRTLKSAGVKRLYYIEGDHLFGDDSEGTVDGSHPTDLGFWRQAEVFKPVLKKALKGR; encoded by the coding sequence ATGAGATTGCATACCCTTTGCTTCACCCCGTTCGTTATTTGTCTTTCCGCTCTGGCCTCGTCCTTGTGGGCGGAGGACACGGAAAAGCCGGAACTCGTTTGGCATGACGTTTCCGATTGGGGCGTGGAAGGGCGAGCGTGGACGGAAGAGGAACGTTTCAACTACTTTGACCGATTTCCGGCCCAAGGCAAAGAGACCCTGCGCGAAGCGGTTTGGAACCTCAGCGAGTCGCCCACTGGCATGATGGCCCGCTTCGAGACGGACGCATCCGAAATTTGGGTACGCTACGAGCTGAGAAGCGAAAAGATCGCTTTGGCTCATTTTCCGGCGACAGGGGTGAGCGGCTTGGATCTTTACGCTCGAGACGGCGAGGGCAAGTGGCGCTGGGTGCAGGCGGCCCGTCCTTATTCCCAAGAGGTCGAGACGAAGCTTCTGGATGACATCTCTCCCGAGCTCCGCGAGTACGCCGCTTACTTGCCGCTGCGCAATCCGGTCAACAAGTTGGAGATTGGCGTGCCCGCCGGGACTGAGTTCCGCGGTTTGGCTCCGCGACAAGAGCTCCCCATCGTATTCTACGGCACGTCCATCAACCACGGCGTGGCCGCTTCGCGTCCGGGCATGGTGCACACCGCGATTTTGGGGCGCCACTTCGATCGCCCGGTGGTGAACCTCGGGTTTGGCGGAAACGGTCGTATGGAAAAGGAAGTGGGCGATTTCTTGGAGCGTTTGGACGCGGCGGTTTTCGTGATCGACTGCTTGCCCAACATGGGGCCGGATTTGGTCAGCGAACGCTGCGTTCCCCTGGTCAACCAATTGCGTAAGGCTCATCCGGATACGCCTATCGTATTGGTGGAGGATCGCCGTTACGCGAATTCCTGGATACGCCCGGAGAAGGATGCCTTCCACGACCGTAACCACGCGGCCTTGCAGGAAGCCTACCGGACGCTCAAGTCCGCGGGCGTGAAGCGCCTGTACTACATCGAGGGCGACCATTTGTTCGGCGACGACAGCGAGGGCACGGTGGACGGATCGCACCCGACCGACCTCGGCTTCTGGCGCCAGGCGGAAGTTTTCAAGCCGGTGCTCAAGAAGGCTTTGAAGGGCCGCTGA
- a CDS encoding GNAT family N-acetyltransferase — MSKPHDSLLESRRKERFARRAYLHLLLDRGVDEFVRNVKADVRSLEGEGDDIPFVYPETGYENCYVCSLRSQYLDYAAYELEERDLGSLAFPLKGVILLLGGLLRLAGSERVVFVNNWLLSTNLYPAGLESRIESIRDRLGGDEPQRAIVFRSLNETCNGALIASLKQSGFLALASRVIYLLDTPSGAQRDRSNFRRDCELLQKSGLEVARGEQFEGADWERAEELYRKLYLEKYTALNPHFTAAFFTAASSCGFLKFVGLRNGGQLVGVVGYHRCEGWITAPVLGYDTEASPQLGLYRQLTALLTLEGERLGCWIHRSSGAEAFKRTRGAVREMEYSYVYVDHLPFWRRWAWRLFGRLLGRAAAISFRRLKL, encoded by the coding sequence TTGAGTAAGCCACACGATTCGCTCTTGGAGAGCAGGCGAAAGGAGCGTTTCGCTCGGCGAGCGTATCTTCATCTCCTGTTGGATAGGGGAGTTGACGAGTTCGTGCGAAATGTGAAAGCGGATGTGCGGAGCCTTGAAGGGGAAGGGGATGACATTCCTTTTGTGTATCCAGAAACGGGTTACGAAAATTGTTACGTCTGCTCCTTACGGTCTCAGTACCTCGACTATGCCGCTTACGAGTTAGAAGAGCGGGATCTCGGCTCCCTCGCTTTTCCCTTGAAAGGGGTGATCCTCTTGCTTGGCGGTTTGCTCAGGTTGGCGGGCAGCGAGCGGGTGGTTTTCGTAAACAACTGGCTGCTTTCGACGAACCTCTATCCTGCTGGCTTGGAGTCGCGGATTGAATCCATTCGGGATCGCCTGGGTGGTGACGAACCTCAGCGAGCGATTGTCTTTCGCTCGCTGAACGAAACCTGTAATGGCGCCTTGATTGCGTCTCTGAAGCAATCGGGGTTCCTGGCTCTGGCGAGTCGGGTGATCTATCTTTTGGATACGCCGTCAGGAGCTCAGCGTGATCGCTCCAATTTTCGTCGCGACTGTGAACTCTTGCAAAAGTCAGGTTTGGAGGTGGCGCGAGGCGAACAATTTGAGGGGGCTGATTGGGAGCGGGCGGAGGAACTCTACCGGAAGCTGTATTTGGAGAAGTACACGGCATTGAATCCCCACTTTACGGCCGCCTTCTTTACCGCGGCCTCGTCCTGTGGATTTCTGAAATTCGTTGGCTTGCGTAATGGAGGGCAACTGGTCGGCGTGGTCGGGTACCATCGCTGCGAAGGCTGGATCACGGCTCCAGTTCTGGGCTACGATACGGAGGCGTCGCCGCAATTGGGATTGTATCGGCAGCTAACAGCTTTGCTCACGTTGGAAGGGGAGCGTTTGGGGTGTTGGATTCACCGCAGTTCCGGAGCAGAGGCCTTCAAGCGGACGCGGGGCGCTGTGCGGGAGATGGAGTACAGCTACGTTTACGTGGATCACTTGCCGTTTTGGAGGCGTTGGGCTTGGCGTTTGTTCGGGCGCTTGTTGGGCCGAGCTGCGGCGATCAGCTTCAGGCGCTTGAAGCTCTGA
- a CDS encoding GMC oxidoreductase: MNIQGKGTAANTFDAIVIGSGISGGWAAKELCEKGLQTLVLERGRDVKHGEYPTAMMDTFDFEGRGKVTKESQVRQAKQGRTGYTTHPQCAHWFVDDIDHPYNETKRFDWMRGYHVGGRSLLWGRQSYRLGDLDFTANAKDGHGVDWPVRYKELAPWYDHVEEFVGLSGKAEGLAHLPDGKFLPPWDFNCVEEHAAEQVRKKFGDRIITMGRTTNLTVPHKGRGPCQARNRCIRGCPYAGYFSSNSGTLPAAYATGNLSLRPFSIASELIYDNEKGKAIGVRIVDAETSEVIEYFAKVIFCCASAVASTYILMNSKSDRFPEGFGNDSGELGHNLMDHHFKVGASGVIDGFEDQYYSGRRPTGFYIPRFRNVSKDTNRSDFVRGYGYQGSASRTNWARGIGEFDRLGAEFKADLVQPGPWRMGMGAWGEHLPYHDNKMTLDYENLDKWGLPTVTFDCDYKENEMAMRKDAQASAIEILEAAGFKDIRGFDTLSAPGQCIHEMGTARMGRDPKTSVLNGFNQVHASPNVFVTDGAFMTSSACQNPSLTYMAFTARAADHAVNELKKGNL, encoded by the coding sequence GTGAACATTCAAGGCAAGGGAACGGCGGCGAACACTTTCGACGCGATTGTAATCGGATCTGGCATCAGCGGCGGCTGGGCAGCCAAGGAGCTTTGCGAAAAGGGCCTGCAGACTCTCGTGCTGGAACGCGGACGCGACGTGAAGCACGGAGAGTATCCGACCGCTATGATGGATACCTTCGACTTCGAGGGTCGCGGCAAAGTGACGAAAGAGAGTCAAGTTCGCCAGGCCAAGCAAGGGCGCACCGGATACACCACGCACCCGCAATGCGCCCACTGGTTTGTGGACGACATCGACCATCCCTACAACGAGACGAAGCGCTTCGACTGGATGCGCGGTTATCATGTGGGGGGGCGCTCGCTGCTTTGGGGACGACAATCTTACCGCTTGGGCGATCTTGATTTCACCGCAAATGCCAAGGACGGGCACGGAGTAGATTGGCCGGTTCGCTACAAGGAACTTGCTCCTTGGTATGATCATGTCGAAGAGTTCGTCGGGCTCAGCGGGAAGGCAGAGGGGCTGGCCCATCTGCCGGACGGCAAGTTTCTTCCGCCTTGGGATTTCAACTGCGTGGAAGAGCATGCGGCCGAGCAAGTTCGCAAGAAGTTTGGCGACCGGATTATTACGATGGGACGAACCACGAACCTTACCGTCCCGCACAAAGGCCGTGGACCTTGCCAAGCCCGAAACCGCTGCATCCGAGGGTGTCCCTACGCTGGATACTTTAGCAGTAACTCGGGGACGCTGCCGGCGGCTTACGCCACTGGAAATCTTTCGTTGCGCCCCTTTTCGATCGCGAGCGAATTGATCTACGACAATGAGAAAGGCAAAGCCATTGGCGTGCGTATTGTCGATGCGGAGACCAGCGAGGTGATCGAGTACTTCGCCAAGGTGATCTTTTGCTGCGCCTCGGCGGTGGCCTCGACTTACATCTTGATGAATTCAAAGTCGGATCGATTCCCCGAAGGCTTCGGCAACGACAGCGGCGAGCTGGGACACAACTTGATGGACCACCACTTCAAAGTGGGAGCCAGCGGCGTGATCGACGGGTTTGAAGACCAGTATTACAGCGGACGTCGGCCTACTGGATTCTATATTCCTCGTTTTCGTAATGTGAGCAAGGATACGAATCGGAGCGATTTTGTCAGAGGTTATGGCTACCAAGGAAGCGCCAGCCGTACGAATTGGGCTCGCGGGATTGGCGAATTCGATCGCCTAGGGGCCGAATTCAAAGCCGACCTCGTCCAGCCGGGTCCTTGGCGCATGGGCATGGGAGCTTGGGGCGAGCACCTGCCTTACCACGACAACAAGATGACCCTCGACTACGAAAATCTGGATAAATGGGGGCTGCCCACGGTGACCTTCGATTGCGATTACAAGGAAAACGAAATGGCGATGCGCAAGGACGCCCAAGCCTCCGCTATCGAAATCTTGGAGGCAGCGGGCTTTAAGGACATACGTGGCTTCGATACGCTTTCGGCTCCTGGTCAATGTATCCATGAAATGGGAACGGCTCGCATGGGGCGCGATCCCAAGACATCGGTGCTCAACGGTTTCAATCAAGTGCATGCTTCGCCCAACGTTTTTGTGACGGACGGGGCCTTCATGACTTCTTCCGCCTGCCAAAACCCATCCTTGACCTACATGGCGTTTACTGCCCGGGCAGCCGACCATGCAGTGAACGAACTTAAGAAAGGAAATCTCTAA
- a CDS encoding GH1 family beta-glucosidase produces the protein MKTFPDGFLWGTATAAYQIEGAAATGGRGPSIWDAFSHIPGKTAEGHTGDVACDHYHRWEEDIELMKQMGVGCYRFSISWSRIQPQGKGEINEEGIAFYNKLIDGLVAAGITPWVTLFHWDLPLALQLEEDGLLKPSIAYRFADYARICFERFGDRVKNWITLNEPWCSSFLGHGNAYFAPGRASASEPYLAAHNLLRAHAYIVDVYRKEFQADQKGQIGITNNCDWREPASDSEGDKAAAQRALEFFLGWFADPVYFGDYPAVMRERVGERLPQFTPEDAKLLKGSSDFFGLNHYTTMIASEPKQQVSGPGDIKGNGGMMEDQQVELAGDPEWEQTDMGWNIVPWGCRKLLEWIDKRYDHPPIYITENGCAMPGEDDRQVALNDTRRVEFLKGYIGACHEAIQNGVDLRGYMCWSMMDNFEWALGYTRRFGLHWVDYETGERQPKASAKWYAATVKQNGF, from the coding sequence ATGAAGACTTTTCCAGACGGATTCTTGTGGGGCACCGCTACGGCGGCCTACCAAATCGAAGGCGCTGCCGCTACCGGTGGACGGGGGCCCAGCATTTGGGACGCGTTTTCCCATATCCCCGGCAAGACGGCGGAGGGGCACACCGGCGACGTCGCCTGCGACCACTACCATCGCTGGGAGGAGGACATCGAGCTGATGAAGCAAATGGGAGTGGGCTGCTACCGTTTCTCCATTTCTTGGTCGCGCATCCAGCCGCAGGGCAAGGGCGAGATCAACGAGGAAGGCATCGCTTTCTACAACAAGCTCATCGACGGCCTCGTCGCGGCGGGCATCACGCCTTGGGTCACGCTTTTCCACTGGGATTTGCCGCTGGCCTTGCAGCTGGAAGAAGATGGCTTGCTCAAGCCCAGCATCGCCTACCGCTTCGCGGATTACGCGCGCATTTGCTTCGAGCGTTTTGGGGACCGGGTGAAGAACTGGATCACGCTCAACGAACCGTGGTGCAGCTCGTTCCTCGGTCATGGCAATGCCTATTTTGCGCCGGGGCGGGCTTCCGCATCCGAGCCCTACCTAGCTGCCCACAATTTGCTGCGGGCCCACGCTTACATCGTGGACGTGTACCGCAAGGAATTCCAAGCCGATCAGAAGGGGCAGATCGGCATCACCAACAATTGCGACTGGCGCGAGCCGGCCAGCGATTCGGAGGGAGACAAGGCCGCCGCGCAGCGGGCCCTCGAGTTCTTCCTCGGTTGGTTCGCGGATCCGGTTTACTTCGGCGACTACCCGGCGGTGATGCGGGAGCGCGTGGGCGAGCGTTTGCCTCAGTTCACGCCGGAGGACGCCAAGCTTCTCAAGGGCTCGTCCGACTTCTTCGGCTTGAACCACTACACGACCATGATCGCGTCGGAGCCGAAGCAGCAAGTCAGCGGTCCCGGCGACATCAAGGGCAATGGCGGCATGATGGAAGACCAGCAGGTCGAGCTCGCGGGCGATCCGGAGTGGGAGCAAACCGACATGGGCTGGAACATCGTGCCTTGGGGTTGCCGGAAGCTGCTGGAGTGGATCGACAAGCGCTACGACCATCCGCCGATTTACATCACGGAGAACGGTTGCGCCATGCCGGGCGAGGACGATCGCCAAGTCGCCCTCAACGACACCCGCCGCGTGGAGTTCCTCAAGGGCTACATCGGCGCTTGCCACGAGGCGATCCAGAACGGCGTCGACCTGCGTGGATACATGTGCTGGAGCATGATGGACAATTTCGAGTGGGCCCTAGGCTACACGCGTCGCTTCGGCCTGCATTGGGTCGACTACGAAACCGGCGAGCGCCAGCCCAAGGCTTCGGCCAAGTGGTACGCCGCAACCGTGAAGCAAAACGGTTTCTAG
- a CDS encoding gluconate 2-dehydrogenase subunit 3 family protein, with the protein MKDQESGYGMVRREAIKRAALLLGSALASSTIAGSLHAQRAELGKGASWSPTHLSEAQARIVSVASELILPRSDTPGAIDVGVPQFIDLIFGKFMLDDEKQRFEGGLAKLQQARFVSLEESEQLSFLKSPSKTSASFLRQLRELTITGYFTSEEVAKTMLRYDPVPGKYRGCVSVDEVGNVLMSEN; encoded by the coding sequence ATGAAAGATCAGGAAAGTGGATACGGAATGGTCCGCCGAGAGGCGATCAAGAGGGCGGCTTTGCTTCTGGGGTCGGCACTTGCCTCGTCAACGATAGCGGGCAGTCTTCATGCGCAGCGAGCAGAGCTGGGCAAGGGAGCATCGTGGTCGCCCACGCACTTGAGTGAGGCCCAGGCGCGTATCGTGAGCGTGGCATCTGAGCTGATTCTGCCTCGTAGCGATACGCCGGGTGCGATCGACGTGGGAGTACCGCAGTTCATCGACTTGATTTTCGGGAAATTCATGCTGGATGATGAGAAGCAGCGCTTTGAGGGCGGTCTGGCGAAACTGCAGCAGGCACGGTTCGTCTCCCTTGAGGAGAGCGAGCAGCTCTCCTTCTTGAAGTCGCCAAGCAAGACCTCCGCGTCGTTTCTGCGCCAGTTGCGCGAGCTCACGATTACGGGATACTTCACTTCGGAGGAGGTTGCCAAAACGATGCTTCGCTACGATCCAGTTCCCGGCAAGTACCGAGGGTGCGTTTCGGTGGATGAAGTCGGCAACGTTTTGATGAGCGAAAACTAG
- a CDS encoding ATP-grasp domain-containing protein, with amino-acid sequence MSPGEIVLRERLGTVLVTGGRSPVALEMCRLFGRRGWTVVVAESEGGLLCAASRYVQAYYKVPSPRFRTAAFIAALLEIVRAEGVGILVPTCEEIFYISRHRGRLSRYCQVFAPEFSILERLHCKDRFIEHAHELGLAVPETWVLSEQVLAAIDRSRKYVVKPVYSRFGCETKIVSGKDLRWEGRGRQWVVQTFLEGEGLHAYAIAREGRVLSGVIYKALAKEAATGPSIAFEAVECSSAEKWLRRFVEANAFSGQISFDFIVDAAGTARAIECNPRATSGLHLLAEDAAVVRAIIDGAPSPLGKTRLKPKGLRLPSLFVGARDDFKDVVFRWADPLPALAQCVTILGFLLRALWNRRSLEEELVHDLCWNGEPIE; translated from the coding sequence GTGTCGCCTGGTGAGATCGTGTTGAGGGAAAGGCTGGGCACTGTGCTGGTGACCGGCGGCCGTTCGCCGGTGGCTCTGGAAATGTGTCGCCTGTTTGGCAGGCGAGGATGGACGGTGGTCGTGGCGGAAAGCGAGGGAGGCTTGCTTTGTGCAGCGAGTCGCTATGTGCAAGCATACTACAAGGTGCCTTCGCCTCGGTTTCGAACAGCAGCCTTCATCGCCGCTCTGCTGGAAATCGTGAGGGCTGAAGGGGTTGGCATTCTAGTGCCAACTTGCGAGGAGATTTTCTACATTTCGCGACATCGGGGACGGTTGTCTCGCTATTGTCAGGTCTTCGCTCCGGAGTTTTCAATTTTGGAGAGACTGCACTGCAAGGATCGTTTCATCGAGCACGCTCATGAGCTGGGCTTAGCGGTTCCTGAAACGTGGGTGTTGAGCGAGCAAGTTTTGGCTGCGATAGATCGTTCGCGAAAGTATGTGGTAAAGCCGGTGTATTCACGGTTCGGATGCGAAACCAAGATCGTCTCAGGAAAGGATCTGAGATGGGAAGGCAGAGGACGACAGTGGGTGGTGCAGACCTTCCTCGAGGGCGAGGGGCTGCACGCCTACGCAATTGCCCGTGAGGGACGAGTGTTATCAGGCGTGATTTATAAAGCCTTGGCCAAGGAGGCAGCGACGGGACCCTCGATCGCCTTCGAGGCAGTGGAGTGTTCTTCGGCTGAGAAATGGCTACGCCGCTTCGTGGAAGCGAACGCCTTCTCGGGCCAGATCTCGTTTGACTTTATCGTAGATGCCGCGGGAACGGCTCGGGCGATCGAGTGCAATCCGCGAGCGACGAGTGGATTGCATCTCTTAGCGGAGGACGCCGCCGTGGTTCGAGCGATTATTGATGGAGCGCCTAGTCCTCTTGGCAAAACGAGGCTGAAGCCCAAGGGACTTCGACTACCCAGTTTATTTGTGGGTGCGAGGGACGACTTCAAGGATGTGGTTTTCCGATGGGCGGATCCGCTACCCGCTCTGGCGCAATGCGTGACGATCCTTGGCTTCCTGCTTCGGGCCTTGTGGAATCGACGTAGCTTAGAGGAGGAGCTCGTGCATGACCTTTGTTGGAATGGAGAACCCATTGAGTAA
- a CDS encoding MBL fold metallo-hydrolase produces MNSIECVRFFAAGCCSQKEALSLRGSPWRDVGFPALCSVFKHPQLGWVLYDTGYDPEIGAATASFSMRLYARVMNVDVSRKTSVVAGLAKLGLRPEDISLVVLSHFHPDHIGGARLFAKSRFLCSRVGYESALRHPRRLGFRRDLLPDDFETRCDYVEDLSMVFDSLLSVFGKVYDLFGDGEVRCVLIDGHAPRQVACMLGGPDAACFLVSDAAWSSQAISRNCPPSSLTRWIHDDWKALLENLEKLHRLALSHPNWKFVPSHCRVSLEEAECRLVRSC; encoded by the coding sequence GTGAATAGTATCGAATGCGTTCGGTTTTTTGCCGCGGGATGTTGCTCGCAAAAGGAGGCGCTGAGCTTGAGAGGGTCTCCTTGGCGCGATGTTGGTTTTCCGGCCCTTTGTTCCGTTTTTAAGCATCCGCAGTTGGGGTGGGTTTTGTACGACACTGGATACGATCCCGAGATAGGCGCTGCGACTGCGTCCTTTTCGATGCGGCTCTACGCTCGGGTGATGAACGTTGATGTTTCAAGGAAAACGAGCGTCGTTGCGGGGTTGGCGAAGTTGGGGTTGCGTCCAGAGGATATCTCTTTAGTGGTGCTTTCACACTTCCATCCCGACCACATAGGGGGTGCTCGGCTATTTGCGAAAAGTCGATTTTTGTGTTCAAGGGTTGGATACGAATCTGCTCTTCGCCATCCAAGGCGGCTAGGGTTTCGTCGAGATCTATTGCCGGACGATTTCGAGACGCGATGCGATTATGTGGAAGATCTTTCCATGGTGTTCGACTCTCTGCTTTCAGTGTTTGGGAAGGTTTACGACCTTTTTGGCGATGGCGAGGTGAGGTGCGTCTTGATCGATGGGCATGCTCCGCGGCAAGTCGCCTGTATGCTGGGTGGTCCGGATGCCGCTTGCTTTCTGGTTTCGGATGCGGCTTGGAGCAGTCAGGCGATTTCGCGAAACTGTCCTCCCAGTAGCCTGACTCGGTGGATCCATGACGACTGGAAAGCTTTGTTGGAAAACCTGGAGAAGCTGCACCGTTTAGCTCTCTCTCATCCGAACTGGAAGTTCGTACCGTCGCACTGTCGCGTATCTTTGGAGGAGGCGGAGTGTCGCCTGGTGAGATCGTGTTGA